From the genome of Hymenobacter sp. PAMC 26628, one region includes:
- a CDS encoding OmpA family protein — MTTRGKIVIGALLAVLLYFGINKLIASGSFFKPAETQSVLLSSIELPAATGGARTNLAVPLAPLPGTAPAGKGTPVVWEVMAWNSQMAAMLANGGPRTTQGSALAANGLDVQIERQDDVAKMQADLVKNALDLQSNPQAPGLVVSIMGDGLPAFSAVQAQLRKAGTGLAVIPYSVGKSFGEDKLMGPKAWLDNPKAALGKTIACYLRDGDQNIALKWCADNGLKVNPDETTYDPQAVNFMAAPDFLAAAEKYIVGKPESRAQVINGRNTGTQIDVVADGVATWTPGDVNIAKQKGGLVNIVSTKDYSNQMPNIMVTTKRWYDAHPQQVLGLMTALAVAGDQVKSHSEALARAADISAQVYGDQDKPGAYWLKYYKGTSEADQTGEVVELGGSKAFNFSDNLALFGLDNGGTNIYAAVYKTFGDVQKKLYPKELPSYVPLDEMLDLGPLRKLQAQYQGKAVAPAETPKFAADDEISRRVSQRVWDIEFNTGQSTFTPAAQRQLSQLFDDLVVAGRLKVAVHGYTDNVGAPAQNLRLSETRAQAVAQWLAHQSASAFPAGRVQVYAHGAAEPVASNATAAGKAANRRVEIVLGN, encoded by the coding sequence ATGACCACTCGCGGTAAAATCGTAATCGGCGCCTTGCTCGCCGTGCTGCTCTACTTTGGCATTAACAAACTGATTGCCAGCGGCAGCTTCTTCAAACCAGCGGAAACCCAGTCGGTGCTGCTCAGCTCAATTGAGTTGCCGGCGGCCACCGGCGGGGCCCGCACCAACCTGGCCGTGCCGCTGGCCCCGCTGCCCGGCACGGCCCCGGCCGGAAAGGGCACCCCCGTGGTCTGGGAGGTGATGGCCTGGAACAGCCAGATGGCCGCCATGCTGGCCAACGGGGGCCCCCGCACCACGCAGGGCTCGGCGCTGGCCGCCAACGGCTTGGACGTGCAAATTGAACGCCAGGACGACGTGGCCAAAATGCAGGCCGACCTGGTGAAAAATGCCCTCGACCTGCAAAGCAACCCGCAGGCTCCGGGCCTGGTGGTGAGCATCATGGGCGACGGCCTGCCGGCGTTTTCGGCGGTGCAGGCGCAGCTGCGCAAGGCGGGCACCGGCCTGGCCGTCATCCCCTACAGCGTGGGCAAGTCGTTTGGCGAAGACAAGCTGATGGGCCCCAAGGCCTGGCTCGACAACCCCAAAGCGGCGCTGGGCAAAACCATTGCCTGCTACCTGCGCGACGGCGACCAGAACATCGCCCTGAAGTGGTGCGCGGATAACGGCCTGAAGGTCAACCCCGACGAGACGACCTACGACCCGCAGGCGGTGAACTTTATGGCCGCCCCCGACTTCCTGGCCGCCGCCGAGAAGTACATCGTAGGCAAGCCCGAGAGCCGCGCCCAGGTCATCAACGGCCGCAACACCGGCACGCAGATAGACGTGGTGGCCGACGGCGTGGCCACCTGGACGCCCGGCGACGTGAACATCGCCAAGCAGAAGGGCGGCCTCGTCAACATCGTGTCCACCAAGGACTACTCCAACCAGATGCCCAACATCATGGTGACCACCAAGCGCTGGTACGACGCCCACCCGCAGCAGGTGCTGGGCCTGATGACGGCCCTGGCCGTGGCCGGCGACCAGGTGAAAAGCCACTCCGAAGCGTTGGCCCGCGCCGCGGATATTTCGGCCCAAGTATACGGCGACCAGGACAAGCCCGGCGCCTACTGGCTGAAGTACTACAAGGGCACGAGCGAGGCTGACCAGACCGGCGAAGTGGTGGAGCTAGGCGGCAGCAAAGCCTTCAACTTCAGCGACAACCTGGCCCTGTTTGGCCTCGACAACGGCGGTACCAACATCTACGCCGCGGTGTACAAAACCTTCGGCGACGTGCAGAAGAAACTGTACCCCAAGGAGCTGCCCAGCTACGTGCCGCTCGATGAGATGCTCGACCTGGGGCCCCTGCGCAAGCTGCAAGCCCAGTACCAGGGCAAGGCCGTGGCCCCGGCCGAAACGCCCAAGTTTGCCGCCGACGACGAAATCAGCCGCCGCGTGAGCCAGCGCGTGTGGGACATCGAGTTCAACACCGGCCAGAGCACCTTCACGCCCGCCGCCCAGCGCCAGCTCAGCCAGCTCTTCGACGACCTCGTGGTGGCCGGCCGCCTCAAAGTGGCCGTGCACGGCTACACCGACAACGTGGGGGCCCCCGCCCAGAACCTGCGCCTCTCCGAAACCCGGGCCCAGGCCGTGGCCCAGTGGCTGGCCCACCAAAGCGCCAGCGCCTTCCCCGCCGGCCGCGTGCAAGTGTACGCCCACGGCGCCGCCGAGCCCGTGGCGAGCAACGCCACCGCCGCCGGCAAGGCCGCAAACCGCCGCGTCGAAATTGTATTGGGCAATTAA